In the Primulina eburnea isolate SZY01 chromosome 15, ASM2296580v1, whole genome shotgun sequence genome, CAATTCAAGAAATCATGCTACAGTGGAGAAACTTTTCTTATACGTAGAGTATATATTTAAATAGCGATCGTTTaagtaattattttttttcctttggGTGCAAATTTTTTGCATTGGTGCATATCATCAATTCATCATGAATCAACTATTTTTGGTGTATTTggtagattttttatttttaagaaataTGACCAACTTTCGTAACTGTAAATATGTATTGTTCTAAAATACATTTATCATGAATATGTTTGATACTAATATGGAaagtaaaattttaatatttacaaaaattaaattatcTAATACATTTAATGCAAACACAAGCCAAATAATCATTCGATCAAAAGAAATGAGAAGTACTCGTTGCCGCCGAGTATGATCAAGTGGGGCACTGTGTGGTTGGTTGAACCAAATTTGACGGGAAAATGGGTTCTGGGATAAAGTGAGTAAAGTAGTCACAAGATCTAAGGCGGGCCTTTCTTTCGAAATAAAAAAGGGTAGGAAAGCCATGTCCCTATTAATCCTCTAATCATCTCCTACTTGATGATAGCTCCCAATAACGATAATCTATGCCCCGTTATTCATCCTCAGCTTCTTATTCAATCAATTATTCATCTAGGCTTCTTGAATGAAAATGGATTGGGGTAGAAAGAAATTCGAACCCTCTTCATCCACTACCACTTCTTCTTCTATAATTGCTCGTGTGCTTCCAGTTACTTGGGTTAACAATGGAGGAACAATATTCTGAGCCTGTGGTTTCAAATTCAAGAAAGCAGCGTAATGTTTCTTTTCCGAGCTGGAGTTTAATCTCGATTGAGGAAGATTGTGCTTCTGAAAGAGTATCAATTTCAGAATGGCAGAATTTTGAAGACTTTAAgattaagaaaataaaattgaaaaatgagTCTCAAAAAGAGGCTGCATACAAAAGCAGAGAATCTCATAGCAGAACAACAAAGTAAAGGTATATACTCCAAGAACAGAATGCAAAATCAAAGCACCAGAAGACAtgaagaaatcaagaaagatgttgaagatggTGCCGATGAAATAAGTGGAGGGAGGAACCATGTTCCATGGCTTTGCAGTGTTGAAGAGTTCATTTAACCCGCAACAAGACTTGGGAGATTCAATGATTGAGATGATAATGGAGAAAGAAATTTAACGAACAGAAGAGCTTGAAGAACTCTTGGCTTGTTATTTGACATCTAATTGTGATGAATATCATGATCTCATAATCAAGGTTTTCAGGCAAGTATGGTTTGAGCTGGACAGGGGCGTATGTTGACCCTGAAAGCAGAGAGAATGGCCAAGAGCTTGATATAAGAACTTTAGCAGCACAGTACAACCAATGATCACATGATCAAAATAATTCTATTACATGAATGACATATATTCATCTTTGTTATGAATTGAAGTTCAGGAATGCAAAGAATGAGAGTTTTTAGGCAGCCCCATGTTCAGTGACAAAGATGTgcaaaaacattaaaaaaatctTGAGCTAACATCATAATATATTCACATAAAGTGTAGTTTATACATCAAATGTTTATCTATTGCAAGATCCACAAGCCATATCTATATTTGCACAACCCAAGCAATACACCTAGAAAAGTATATTAACAAAAAAGAATTAACACAACCAACTGGTATCAAGTTTTCTCCGCTGAAGTAAGATGTCCCAACTGCTCCACGAGGTTATTTACATTCCTTATATTCCACCAAAACGTCCCACGATCAACTGGTTTTTGTTCGTTTCTCTTCCCCTCATCTTTCCTCTTAGTCCGACTTTCAGATGAATCATTTGAACCTGGATTTTCAGTAAGAAACTGTTCCCAGAAAACATCATTGATCCCAGCTCTTGCAGTGGTAGCTGTCCCAACTGCTTGTTCTTCAATAGGAGGCTGCTCCTCAGGAACAACAGAATTAGGCTTGGAATTCATGTCAATCCCAGAAGTCCTGGACTCAACATCAACATTTAGTTGGGTGTAAGATATGGTAGGGCTAGGTGCACAATTTGTAGATTCATCCAACTCCAATGATGAATAACTTTGTGCTAAACCTTCACGGGCATCAAGCGCTATTTTTTCCCACAACATTAGAGAAGAATCTAGCTGTTCCAACACTTCGATGTTGAGCGTTAAAAGTGAATTAACATCTATATGCTCCATTGACGAAATCTGAGAAGAAACCCCTTGATTATCTTCCGTGCTCCTTTCATCAGGGAAGAAGCTATTTCCAGGAAATCTTCTTTTTCTATCATGAACTTCAGTTTGCGGCATAAGATCAAGAGCAACAGCTGGTTCGTGTAGCACCCGGGCCAGAGAGGATAACATGTTTCTGTGGCCTTGTTCCATATTCTGCACACGTTCTGTCAAAGCCCTCATCTTCACTTTAAGTCCTTGCTGCTCTTCTTTGCGTCTCTGCAATTCCAACTGAAGGGATTCTTTATCGCGCTTTACCCTCTCAATATCATCCTCGTACCCTTTCCTTTCCGATTCAGTTAGTAGAGGGAAAGTTGACACATTTGGCGTGGAATGACTGTGAACTGGTTTGCGTCTATGGATGTTCAGCAAAAGTAGTGGCTGGCCTCTGACAAAACCCTCATTTGCAAATTCCCACTGCTCAGGATCAACTTTCCTGAAACCCTGCGAGCAAAAAGAGGGCACACGCACAGACTGAAACCTATAAGCTATCATAGATGGAATAATTTAGGCATATCCAAAATCCATCAAAGCCATAGCGAAAAACAAAAGAATTACATATGTATTCAGTTGCCTGATAAAGCTGGAGAAATTACTGTGCTTAAAGAATTTAGGCAAGAGGACTCTAGCAAATTCTGGCGGATTCGGCACAACGAAGCTTTTATTGTTTTGACTCCAGGATACAAGAGAATTTGTCGAAGGATCATCCACCATTTCGTAAGTCTTTGCCAGGAAAGGAGGCAGGGAATTGGAGGTACTTGGAGCTTCATCCATCATAAATCCGTTCCGCAATCACGTGCCCGAAAATTTCGCCGAAGAATTATCGAAATTCAATCGACAGAGCTATTCAAATTCTTGCCAGACCCCCGAGGTTAGGGTTTCCTGTAAATTCCAAGTCATTCGACCCACCTAATTAGGACACACCTGCTGATTCATTCTCTGTGGTTGTATAATTCCACGTACCTACAAAACCAAACAAGAAATTCCAGAATCCCACCAAATCGTTCGTCATGACGCCCACACAGAGAGGAAACCCAACACCAAAaaatattccttgcaattatgcacaagaaaattaaaaattaaaattaaaaaagagTTACATTCGCGTCAAGGCCGTTAGATCGGAAAGTGGTACCCGAATCTTCAAGCAAAAGCATCAAATTTAGCACACAAGACACACCTCAAACACAATTCATCTATATTGACATGTCATTTTTTTCATTCCATTTAACAAATGTATACATACGATGGCTCAACAACTACCGGCTTTCCATTTTCATTGTCTTCGGTTGGGTTTGTCAGCTTTTGGAGTCCCCCCCTCCtctaaataatacataaatccAAGTGGATAAACATGTGAATTTTAGGGCTTTGACATTTACGTGATGTAAACGAAATAAAATTTGTTTCTGAGCTATTCAGAGTTTAACTCGtggaaaaatttatttgaaatcgTTCGCTGTGTTTATAGGATCTAGTTCGAGCTTAAAGATATCCGGCTAATAAACTCGCGAGCTTGTTCTAAAGCTCGACTAGTTTGTCGGATTTTGAATATATAACTTGTATTGTCATATATCATAATTTGAATATAAGAGAAGCGATTAAAAAAACTATAAAATGAGAAGTTTACTATCTTAAATTCTCATATCTTAGTTGACATTTTTGGTAAGAATGTCCGACGAGCTCAAAAACAAGACTGCTTAACGAGCCTAGCTCGAACCATACTCGTTAAACATTATAAAAATACTATTAATGAGCCAAGATCGAACTATTCGTGagcttaatatttttaaaatgagcTGACCTCAAACTTATGATAAAAGCTCAAATCGAACTCAAACTAATATATAAGTTAAACGTCGTTTACTTCCCTTGCATTTATGAAGTATGTGTGGCATACTGGCATTCGCAGATTTGGCTAATTTCTTGCAAAACAAACATGTACTTAAattaaattctaaaaaaaacTTGTACTTAAATTCCAATTATCCCCTTTACTTTTAAATTATGTTCAAAGTCACCCCTGTATATGAGATTCGTTTTGGTCCTCCACTTTATTTAATTCTTCTTTTCAAACAATCTTTTTGTCGAAACTTCATGAAAAGGTTGCCTGATTATTACAACTTATGCATACATAAATCTTAAATTACAGTGTGAAAAAGTAATAATACGTATAAttacaaaataatatatattatttatatcatcagtttattaattaaatcattgtcatattattattattattattattattacttttcAAATATATAGAATCAATACATGTATgtctacaaaaataaaaaaatttggaatCAAACACATTGCACCCTTATTCTATAAATTCTCAAGCAAATTTACTCCGCATGTCCTGTATAAAAAAATAGAGGAAAATGTTTTTTATTACTTTTGAACTTAAAATTATCAAATAATATATAGATGATAAGAGATATCATGGAAAGAAATTTGTAAAATATGGAATTAACAATTGAGTGATTGAAgcatatttgaaattatgaaaaaGCTTCATCATTGGCACCCACATGAGCAGGCGCTCAGCTATGCTGCCAACTTCATGGTAACATTGTCAAAACGGACTACTTGGGGGACCAACCTATAACCTACTGCAACCCGCAATTAGGCGGCGCAGGAGACGAATTAGGCCTCACTTTTATTGGTCGCATTTTCTCAATTCAATTTATCTATTTTATATGACAAGACATGATCGACACGAATTTAGGCTAGTCGAGATTTTATCAAGTCATTCCAAATATTTCATTTATACATGAAGTAGAGTTGTCAAAATAAATCAGATTTATCATGTTAGTCCGTCTCATTAGAGGAAACAAGTGGAATGtcttttacttttttttattaCTTCATCATTTCAATAGTTCAGTACTTGATAGTTAATTTctacaattatgatatgataccataTCAAATAATCCATTCAAATTATAATATACTTCCTCATCACTTTTTATAATATGATATTACGTTTATCTGAATATTAATCGATTAATATAAGAAAAACA is a window encoding:
- the LOC140813815 gene encoding heat stress transcription factor A-4c-like, with product MMDEAPSTSNSLPPFLAKTYEMVDDPSTNSLVSWSQNNKSFVVPNPPEFARVLLPKFFKHSNFSSFIRQLNTYGFRKVDPEQWEFANEGFVRGQPLLLLNIHRRKPVHSHSTPNVSTFPLLTESERKGYEDDIERVKRDKESLQLELQRRKEEQQGLKVKMRALTERVQNMEQGHRNMLSSLARVLHEPAVALDLMPQTEVHDRKRRFPGNSFFPDERSTEDNQGVSSQISSMEHIDVNSLLTLNIEVLEQLDSSLMLWEKIALDAREGLAQSYSSLELDESTNCAPSPTISYTQLNVDVESRTSGIDMNSKPNSVVPEEQPPIEEQAVGTATTARAGINDVFWEQFLTENPGSNDSSESRTKRKDEGKRNEQKPVDRGTFWWNIRNVNNLVEQLGHLTSAEKT